A genomic segment from Flavobacterium inviolabile encodes:
- a CDS encoding AraC family transcriptional regulator codes for MNLKQLSRQEYTTRINRVMDYIRLHLDKSFDLATLAGVASFSPYHFHRIFTAMVGETPNNFVSRIKLEKAAQLLHNNPKASVSDVAFLCGFVNISSFSRAFKSHFNMTTTEFRNQDKPIYIKNGIRYSKDCKAVSKIGKNYQQINAQFYSVELNTLIIMDTKIEIRQMPQLNLIYCRHTGAFNKIGQAYEKLFKWAIPRGLVNPGTRTVTVYQDDPAVTSIDKVRQDASIIVDGNIKVDGEIGKLNIPSGKYAVGRFKIKETEFEEAWNTMCAWLTESGCQPADSPTYEYYHNDYSENPEHRFIADICIPIKPL; via the coding sequence ATGAATCTGAAACAACTTAGCAGACAAGAGTACACAACCCGGATAAACCGGGTGATGGACTACATAAGGCTCCATTTAGATAAATCATTCGATCTTGCCACATTGGCTGGTGTTGCTTCTTTTTCTCCATATCATTTTCACCGGATATTTACAGCAATGGTGGGTGAAACCCCGAATAACTTTGTGTCCCGTATTAAATTAGAAAAAGCAGCGCAATTATTGCATAATAACCCTAAGGCATCGGTAAGCGATGTTGCATTCCTTTGCGGATTCGTTAATATATCCTCTTTCAGCAGGGCATTTAAAAGTCATTTTAATATGACCACCACAGAATTTCGCAATCAGGACAAGCCGATTTACATTAAAAACGGGATCAGATATAGCAAGGATTGCAAAGCAGTCAGCAAGATTGGCAAAAATTACCAGCAGATTAATGCACAATTTTATAGTGTCGAATTGAATACATTAATCATTATGGACACAAAAATTGAAATCAGACAAATGCCGCAACTGAATCTGATCTATTGTCGCCACACAGGTGCATTTAACAAGATCGGACAGGCTTACGAAAAGCTTTTCAAGTGGGCTATTCCCCGTGGATTGGTGAACCCAGGCACCAGAACCGTAACCGTTTATCAGGATGACCCTGCTGTGACAAGTATCGATAAAGTACGCCAGGATGCCAGTATTATTGTAGATGGTAATATAAAAGTTGACGGCGAAATTGGCAAATTAAATATTCCATCAGGTAAGTATGCTGTCGGTCGTTTTAAAATTAAAGAAACTGAATTTGAAGAAGCCTGGAACACGATGTGTGCGTGGCTGACAGAAAGTGGCTGCCAGCCTGCTGATAGTCCTACTTATGAATACTATCATAACGATTACAGTGAAAATCCTGAACACAGGTTTATCGCAGATATCTGTATTCCTATAAAACCCTTATAA
- a CDS encoding FtsB family cell division protein: MKKAFEKLVTKYPFLRILGNRYVLVLLFFAVWMLFLDNYSYLEHRVLNKEIDELEDNKKYYQEEIKKDSENIKKLKNPDQVEKYAREKYYMKRDKEDIYIIEFEEDVPEEDTKSL; the protein is encoded by the coding sequence ATGAAAAAAGCATTCGAAAAACTTGTAACCAAATATCCATTTCTGAGAATACTCGGGAACCGGTATGTTTTGGTGCTGCTGTTTTTTGCTGTTTGGATGCTTTTTCTGGACAACTATTCTTATTTGGAACACCGCGTTTTAAATAAGGAAATCGACGAACTCGAAGACAATAAAAAATACTATCAGGAAGAGATCAAAAAGGACAGCGAGAATATCAAAAAACTTAAAAATCCCGACCAGGTAGAAAAATATGCACGTGAAAAATATTATATGAAACGTGATAAAGAAGATATTTATATCATCGAGTTTGAAGAAGATGTGCCTGAAGAAGACACAAAATCACTTTAA
- a CDS encoding energy transducer TonB: MSKTKLLAFLCCFTSFVAFSQSSVKHEGQEINRIDKDGKKTGIWKLFDKARDITIVGKMKDDVFVSNIDYYQKGKLMVTQDKDNNDTYIFYIDSKPVSVKEVRENDKVSMVKDNGEEMDKGTRDSFFNIMMVEAMFYGETGALPNFLNNELNKKEWDHSGKVKIVWMIDKNGSVKDAKVMKTDDPVLNEDAIRIIESMPRWQPSFSKGKFYQTRLNTTISFNDM, from the coding sequence ATGTCAAAAACAAAACTGCTGGCGTTTTTATGCTGCTTCACTTCCTTTGTTGCCTTTTCCCAAAGTAGTGTTAAGCATGAAGGACAGGAAATCAACCGGATCGATAAGGACGGAAAGAAAACCGGAATCTGGAAATTATTCGATAAAGCAAGGGATATTACGATTGTCGGAAAAATGAAGGATGATGTTTTTGTTTCCAATATCGATTACTATCAGAAAGGAAAGTTAATGGTGACGCAGGATAAAGACAATAATGATACGTATATTTTTTATATTGATTCGAAACCCGTTTCCGTTAAAGAGGTAAGGGAAAATGACAAGGTCAGCATGGTAAAAGATAACGGGGAAGAGATGGATAAAGGAACAAGAGATTCCTTTTTTAATATCATGATGGTAGAAGCGATGTTTTATGGCGAGACCGGTGCGCTGCCCAATTTTCTTAATAATGAGTTGAATAAAAAAGAATGGGATCATTCCGGGAAGGTAAAAATAGTGTGGATGATTGATAAAAACGGATCGGTAAAAGATGCTAAAGTGATGAAAACCGATGATCCGGTTTTAAACGAAGACGCCATTCGTATTATTGAAAGCATGCCGAGATGGCAACCGAGTTTTTCCAAAGGAAAGTTTTATCAGACCAGATTAAATACAACAATATCGTTTAATGATATGTAA
- a CDS encoding right-handed parallel beta-helix repeat-containing protein, protein MKYKFLFYLIFFMINEVYSQVQVYVSPLPLGNDITGNGTLAKPFLTLQKAKEYVRTINSSMTQNIEVNIFPGEYLLNTTLLFDNLDSGTNGKRIIYKAYDSNNKPVISGGERVTGWVLDDPVKNIWKVNIGNKYARQLYVNGVKMTRSRSETTRDIIETKTGYLSTCYDFSTWNNIKDMEVVSMIRWRAQKIPVESVCNSQLVVNPLFWKYLVHSDGNTDFKTAPAYWLENHYKLIDKENEWYIDRITQTLYYKPVNAINSVSQLNNLDVIIPKLEKMIDGNNVSNLNFDGIIFKYSTWKKPSEVNNYMATSNNGYWPSQADANVEIGDPNFYNHYMKSSPIIGAMTFIEAKNLKIVNNEFRHIGGTAVVFGENSTNNNICNNTFNDISASAIRVGEILGDTGDSNPQFSQSKVDNISGNSISNNFIDNIANEYFGSVGIFIPYAKNTTIKNNTISHFPYTGISIGWGWNVNHNLGVNIISNNKIDCSSQILPDGGAIYTLSSQGTVNSKSQITNNYITNQKFYRGAIYLDQASCNIEIKNNVIDIFDNQSIVSSVDCVQEGVRSIEYWYVSSNNLLKDNYYNSRYLSPPNPSLPNQGCIVGPCVGNVVENNIPFNGFGNHNQNNIVINSGQIINYNCN, encoded by the coding sequence ATGAAATATAAGTTTTTATTTTATTTGATTTTTTTCATGATAAATGAAGTTTATTCTCAGGTACAAGTGTATGTGTCTCCACTGCCATTAGGTAATGATATTACGGGCAATGGTACTTTAGCTAAACCCTTTCTAACCCTTCAAAAAGCAAAAGAGTATGTTAGGACAATCAACTCCAGTATGACACAAAATATTGAAGTAAATATATTTCCTGGGGAGTATCTTTTGAATACTACTTTACTGTTTGATAATTTGGATAGTGGAACAAATGGTAAAAGAATAATTTATAAAGCGTATGACTCGAACAATAAACCTGTTATTAGTGGTGGTGAAAGAGTGACCGGATGGGTTTTGGATGATCCTGTTAAAAATATTTGGAAAGTCAATATAGGTAATAAATATGCAAGACAGCTTTATGTTAACGGGGTTAAGATGACCAGATCAAGAAGTGAAACAACTAGGGACATAATAGAAACGAAGACAGGATATCTTTCGACTTGTTATGACTTTTCAACATGGAATAATATAAAGGATATGGAAGTTGTTTCTATGATTCGCTGGAGAGCACAAAAAATTCCTGTAGAGTCGGTTTGTAATAGTCAACTTGTTGTTAACCCCCTTTTTTGGAAATATTTGGTTCATAGTGATGGTAATACTGATTTTAAAACAGCTCCGGCTTATTGGCTTGAAAATCATTATAAATTAATTGATAAAGAAAATGAGTGGTATATTGATAGAATAACACAAACGTTATATTATAAGCCTGTTAATGCTATTAATTCAGTATCTCAATTAAATAATTTAGATGTAATTATTCCTAAATTAGAAAAAATGATTGATGGAAACAATGTTTCTAATTTAAATTTTGATGGAATTATTTTTAAGTATTCTACATGGAAAAAACCTTCAGAAGTTAATAATTATATGGCTACATCCAATAATGGATATTGGCCATCACAAGCGGATGCAAATGTAGAAATAGGTGACCCAAATTTTTATAATCATTATATGAAGTCATCACCAATTATTGGTGCTATGACTTTTATTGAAGCAAAAAACCTGAAAATAGTCAACAATGAATTTAGACATATTGGAGGAACGGCAGTAGTTTTTGGTGAGAATTCTACAAATAATAATATTTGCAATAATACTTTTAATGATATATCGGCAAGTGCAATCCGGGTTGGTGAAATTTTAGGTGATACTGGAGATTCTAATCCTCAGTTTAGTCAAAGTAAAGTTGATAATATAAGCGGTAATAGTATAAGCAATAATTTTATTGATAATATTGCTAATGAATATTTTGGATCAGTTGGAATATTTATTCCCTATGCTAAGAATACAACAATAAAAAATAATACAATATCTCATTTTCCTTATACTGGTATATCAATAGGTTGGGGATGGAATGTTAATCATAATTTAGGAGTTAATATTATTAGTAATAATAAAATTGATTGTTCGAGTCAGATTCTTCCGGATGGAGGAGCTATATATACGCTTAGTTCACAAGGAACAGTAAATTCAAAATCGCAGATTACGAATAACTATATTACCAATCAGAAATTTTATAGAGGAGCCATATATTTGGATCAGGCATCATGCAATATCGAAATTAAGAATAATGTTATTGATATTTTTGATAATCAATCTATAGTGAGTAGTGTTGATTGTGTTCAGGAAGGTGTGAGATCAATAGAATATTGGTATGTTTCTAGTAATAATCTTTTGAAAGATAATTATTATAATAGTAGGTATCTGTCTCCACCAAATCCTAGTTTGCCAAATCAAGGTTGTATTGTTGGACCTTGTGTAGGTAATGTGGTTGAAAATAATATCCCTTTTAATGGATTTGGCAATCATAATCAAAACAATATTGTTATAAATTCTGGTCAAATAATAAATTATAATTGTAATTAA
- the udk gene encoding uridine kinase, producing MLIIGIAGGTGSGKTTVVHQIMNELPETEVGIISQDSYYKATHNLSFDERALINFDHPRAIDFELLVAHLKDLKAEKTIEQPVYSFVTHNRTDDTIVTHPRKVMIVEGILILTNPELRDMFDVKIFVHADSDERLIRRLKRDIAERGRDMEEVLSRYQSTLKPMHEQFIEPSKAYADIIIPNDKYNTVAIDVVRAVINQRIS from the coding sequence ATGCTAATAATTGGTATTGCCGGAGGAACAGGCAGTGGAAAAACGACAGTAGTCCATCAGATAATGAATGAATTACCCGAAACAGAAGTAGGGATTATTTCACAGGACTCCTATTATAAGGCTACTCACAACCTAAGCTTTGATGAAAGAGCTCTTATTAATTTTGACCATCCCAGAGCCATCGACTTTGAATTACTGGTGGCACACCTGAAGGATTTAAAAGCGGAAAAAACAATCGAACAGCCGGTATATTCTTTTGTAACACACAACAGAACAGACGATACCATTGTGACCCATCCCAGAAAGGTAATGATTGTGGAAGGAATCCTGATCCTTACCAATCCGGAATTACGCGATATGTTCGATGTTAAAATATTTGTTCATGCTGATTCTGACGAGCGTTTAATCCGACGATTAAAACGGGATATCGCCGAACGCGGCCGTGACATGGAAGAAGTTTTAAGCCGTTATCAGTCTACTTTAAAGCCGATGCACGAACAATTCATCGAGCCGTCAAAAGCCTATGCGGACATTATTATTCCAAATGACAAATACAACACGGTAGCCATCGATGTGGTTCGTGCCGTAATCAATCAGAGAATATCATAA
- the scpA gene encoding methylmalonyl-CoA mutase: protein MRKNIQHITLENSRTQSDAVNAETIVNAEGIEIKQTYSEAALQDLEHLHFGAGFAPNLRGPYATMYVRRPWTIRQYAGFSTAEESNAFYRRNLAAGQKGLSVAFDLATHRGYDSDHERVVGDVGKAGVAIDSVEDMKILFDQIPLHEMSVSMTMNGAVLPIMAFYIVAAEEQGVEAKLLSGTIQNDILKEFMVRNTYIYPPTPSMKIIADIFDYTSKKMPKFNSISISGYHMQEAGATADIELAYTLADGLEYIRTGLAAGMKIDEFAPRLSFFWAIGMNHFMEIAKMRAGRMLWAKLLKQFEPKDDKSLALRTHCQTSGWSLTEQDPFNNVARTAIEAAAAAFGGTQSLHTNALDEAIALPTDFSARIARNTQIFLQEETKICKTVDPWAGSYYVESLTHEIAQKAWALIEEVEELGGMTKAIEAGIPKLRIEEAAARKQARIDSGQDIIVGVNKYRLEKEDPLHILEVDNQTVRKQQLERLAHIKATRNTEKVQECLAALTACAQSGNGNLLELAVDAARNRATLGEISDAMESVFGRYKAQIKSFSGVYSKEIKNDESFEKAKQLADAFAKSEGRRPRIMIAKMGQDGHDRGAKVVATGYADVGFDVDIGPLFQTPAEAAKQAVENDVHILGVSSLAAGHKTLVPQVIEELKKYGREDIMVIVGGVIPAQDYQYLFDSGAVAVFGPGTKISEAAIKILDILMEA from the coding sequence ATGAGAAAGAACATTCAACATATAACCTTAGAAAATTCCCGAACACAATCGGATGCCGTTAATGCGGAAACCATTGTGAATGCAGAAGGAATTGAAATCAAACAAACCTATTCCGAAGCAGCTTTACAGGATTTGGAGCACCTTCACTTCGGAGCGGGATTTGCACCCAACCTGCGCGGTCCGTATGCAACCATGTACGTTCGCCGTCCGTGGACCATCCGCCAGTATGCCGGATTCTCTACCGCAGAAGAAAGTAATGCCTTTTACCGCAGGAATCTTGCTGCCGGACAGAAAGGACTTTCCGTTGCGTTTGACTTAGCGACACACCGTGGTTATGACAGCGATCATGAACGGGTAGTGGGTGATGTTGGAAAAGCCGGCGTAGCGATTGACAGTGTGGAAGACATGAAAATTTTATTCGACCAGATTCCGTTGCATGAAATGTCGGTTTCCATGACCATGAACGGAGCGGTATTGCCCATCATGGCGTTCTATATCGTCGCTGCCGAAGAACAGGGCGTAGAAGCAAAATTACTGTCCGGAACCATTCAGAACGACATTCTGAAAGAGTTTATGGTACGTAATACCTACATCTACCCGCCTACACCATCGATGAAAATCATTGCTGATATTTTTGATTATACCAGTAAAAAAATGCCCAAATTCAACTCGATCTCCATTTCCGGTTATCACATGCAGGAAGCCGGAGCAACCGCAGATATTGAATTGGCTTATACCCTGGCAGACGGATTGGAATACATCCGTACCGGACTGGCTGCCGGAATGAAAATTGATGAATTCGCCCCGCGTTTGTCCTTCTTTTGGGCTATCGGGATGAACCACTTTATGGAAATTGCCAAAATGCGTGCCGGAAGAATGCTTTGGGCAAAACTATTGAAGCAATTCGAACCTAAAGACGATAAATCATTAGCATTGCGAACGCACTGCCAGACATCCGGATGGAGCCTGACCGAACAGGATCCTTTTAACAATGTTGCCCGTACGGCTATTGAAGCCGCAGCCGCAGCATTTGGAGGAACCCAGTCCCTGCACACCAATGCCCTGGATGAAGCGATCGCTTTACCAACCGATTTCTCGGCGCGTATTGCCCGTAATACCCAGATCTTTTTACAGGAAGAAACCAAAATCTGCAAAACGGTTGATCCGTGGGCAGGAAGTTATTATGTAGAAAGCCTGACGCATGAAATTGCACAGAAAGCCTGGGCACTCATTGAAGAAGTAGAAGAATTAGGCGGTATGACAAAAGCCATCGAAGCCGGAATTCCCAAACTGAGAATTGAAGAAGCTGCCGCCCGTAAACAGGCGCGTATCGACAGCGGACAGGATATTATTGTAGGCGTAAACAAATACCGTCTTGAAAAAGAAGACCCGTTACACATCCTTGAAGTAGACAACCAGACCGTTCGTAAACAACAGCTCGAACGATTAGCACATATTAAAGCAACCCGAAACACCGAAAAAGTACAGGAATGCCTGGCAGCACTGACAGCCTGTGCACAATCCGGAAACGGGAACTTATTGGAATTAGCCGTAGATGCAGCACGCAACAGAGCCACTTTAGGCGAAATCAGCGATGCTATGGAATCGGTTTTCGGAAGATACAAAGCACAAATTAAATCCTTTAGTGGCGTGTACAGTAAAGAAATTAAAAACGATGAAAGTTTTGAAAAAGCAAAACAACTGGCCGATGCTTTTGCAAAATCCGAAGGACGTCGTCCGCGTATCATGATTGCCAAAATGGGTCAGGACGGACACGACCGCGGGGCAAAAGTAGTAGCGACCGGTTATGCCGATGTTGGTTTTGACGTAGACATCGGTCCGCTATTCCAAACGCCGGCAGAAGCTGCCAAACAGGCCGTTGAAAATGACGTGCATATTTTAGGTGTTTCTTCCTTAGCTGCCGGACACAAAACATTGGTGCCGCAGGTTATCGAAGAACTTAAAAAATACGGCCGTGAAGATATTATGGTGATTGTTGGCGGAGTAATTCCGGCGCAGGATTACCAATACCTGTTCGATAGTGGTGCCGTAGCCGTTTTCGGTCCCGGAACAAAAATCAGTGAAGCCGCTATTAAGATTCTGGATATTTTAATGGAAGCGTAA
- a CDS encoding energy transducer TonB gives MQNRFWAVSIMAIFFFALLPAANGKSVVRQKESAVLPFFKNDTTSATFPGGLRIYHSLFHKKIKLGVINMVYDKSNRGAETIIRCTVNFVITENGDMENISVTGSNASANAEVLRTISSLVTYKWLPAQKNGIPVRQKLILPVSFVVDEPRSDEKEALISSLLEVLKVEKQGAKEFTPVLNALKKKHKGVSDVFWKKVFNEGKGAYQELYEQGYRYDYTETEIAGLLEKAKGRPGNTAKDFYMVPEDQIKTLKDCFMERITEVIVKGIDFKKFPSD, from the coding sequence ATGCAAAACCGTTTTTGGGCTGTTAGTATTATGGCCATATTTTTTTTCGCACTGTTACCGGCTGCGAACGGAAAAAGCGTTGTCCGGCAGAAAGAATCCGCTGTCTTACCGTTTTTTAAAAATGATACTACTTCTGCCACTTTTCCCGGCGGACTACGAATTTATCATTCCCTGTTTCATAAAAAGATTAAACTTGGAGTAATTAATATGGTTTACGATAAGAGTAATAGAGGTGCCGAAACAATAATCAGATGTACTGTGAATTTTGTTATTACCGAAAACGGCGATATGGAAAATATCAGTGTAACGGGAAGTAATGCTTCGGCTAATGCAGAGGTATTGCGTACTATAAGCAGTCTTGTAACGTATAAATGGCTTCCGGCACAAAAAAATGGCATTCCGGTTCGACAGAAGTTAATACTTCCGGTCAGTTTTGTTGTCGATGAGCCGAGAAGTGATGAAAAAGAGGCGCTGATCAGTTCGCTTTTAGAAGTGCTTAAAGTAGAAAAACAGGGTGCTAAAGAATTTACGCCGGTACTCAACGCTTTGAAAAAAAAGCATAAAGGGGTTTCGGATGTTTTCTGGAAAAAGGTGTTTAATGAAGGTAAGGGAGCATATCAGGAGCTGTATGAGCAGGGATACCGATATGATTATACGGAAACGGAGATTGCCGGTTTACTTGAAAAAGCAAAAGGAAGACCGGGCAATACGGCAAAAGATTTTTATATGGTTCCGGAAGATCAGATAAAAACTCTTAAGGATTGTTTTATGGAAAGAATAACTGAGGTGATCGTGAAAGGAATCGATTTTAAGAAATTCCCTTCCGACTAA
- a CDS encoding Crp/Fnr family transcriptional regulator gives MKNTTINDEEEVKRFMLYLAGKYALEEIKVDAKKTLLKEGEKALRIYFVKEGCLRLWMNSNGKEITNQFFFEGSLVASLESVITNQPSDFYLETLEKCTLYVLEKDQFEVLWKEDAEFKEWFDRYILNRFIYYSKHLLSFLKDKPEDRYVNLLKKNPTIFQRIPQHYIATYLGITAVSLSRIRNKTAKQS, from the coding sequence ATGAAAAATACAACGATTAACGATGAAGAAGAGGTAAAGCGCTTTATGCTTTATCTTGCCGGTAAATATGCTCTGGAAGAGATTAAAGTTGATGCCAAAAAAACTCTTTTAAAAGAAGGGGAGAAGGCATTGCGGATCTATTTTGTAAAAGAAGGCTGCCTGCGGCTGTGGATGAACAGTAACGGAAAAGAGATCACGAATCAGTTCTTTTTTGAAGGAAGTCTGGTGGCTTCTTTGGAAAGTGTGATCACGAATCAGCCGAGTGATTTTTACCTTGAAACATTAGAAAAATGTACGTTGTATGTTTTGGAGAAAGACCAATTTGAGGTTTTATGGAAAGAAGATGCCGAATTTAAAGAATGGTTTGACCGTTATATTTTAAACCGGTTTATCTATTATTCCAAACATCTGTTATCGTTTTTAAAAGATAAACCCGAAGACCGCTATGTCAATCTGCTTAAAAAGAATCCGACAATCTTCCAACGGATTCCGCAGCATTATATCGCTACCTATTTGGGAATAACAGCGGTATCGTTAAGCCGTATCCGGAATAAAACGGCGAAACAATCCTGA
- a CDS encoding putative quinol monooxygenase: MIAIVATLKAKEHYREEVATALQKLVEASLQEDGCHEYRLHTAINNPLEFLFYELWEDKEAIDKHTQTEHFVGFQKNAAEWLEKSEINLYKPL; encoded by the coding sequence ATGATAGCAATAGTAGCAACGCTTAAAGCAAAAGAGCACTACAGGGAAGAAGTTGCAACCGCACTTCAAAAACTGGTGGAAGCATCTTTACAGGAAGATGGATGTCACGAATACCGTTTGCATACCGCAATTAATAATCCTTTGGAATTCCTGTTCTATGAATTATGGGAAGACAAGGAAGCTATAGATAAGCATACTCAAACGGAACATTTCGTGGGTTTCCAAAAAAATGCTGCCGAATGGCTTGAAAAAAGTGAGATCAATCTTTATAAACCTTTATAA
- a CDS encoding quinone oxidoreductase family protein: MKAAIIKQLGDVPVCENFPDPIPQNENEILINVTAASVKNLDKLRVSGRHYASYKQLPAVVGFDGVGILEDGTRVYAQGISGMIAERALIPNHKYIVLPEKIDDVTAAALPNAVIGSAMALQFRAKIQKGNVVLINGATGVTGQVAVQLAKHYGASKVIATGRNEQSLAKLTSLGADTVVSLKAADETIVEELKAVQQATPVDIVIDYLWGHSVELLLKALKGAGGYTHPVRIVTVGSISGEEIELRSDVLRSSAIEILGSGIGSLSELEMKKFITEILPETFQLAATGKLVIETVTAPLDAVHEVWNANIDPGKRLVICM, encoded by the coding sequence ATGAAAGCAGCGATTATAAAACAATTGGGCGATGTTCCGGTTTGTGAAAATTTTCCGGATCCTATTCCTCAAAATGAAAATGAAATTCTGATTAACGTTACGGCAGCGTCGGTTAAAAACCTGGACAAACTGCGGGTGAGCGGCAGGCATTATGCCAGTTACAAACAGCTTCCTGCTGTTGTAGGCTTTGACGGTGTGGGTATTCTGGAAGACGGAACCCGGGTATATGCACAGGGTATAAGCGGTATGATAGCCGAAAGAGCCCTGATTCCCAATCATAAATATATTGTCCTGCCGGAGAAAATCGATGATGTAACGGCAGCGGCACTTCCCAATGCGGTTATCGGTTCGGCAATGGCATTGCAGTTTCGCGCTAAAATTCAAAAAGGAAATGTTGTACTGATCAACGGGGCTACCGGGGTGACCGGTCAGGTAGCGGTACAGCTGGCCAAACATTATGGCGCTTCCAAAGTGATCGCGACCGGCAGAAACGAGCAGTCTTTAGCAAAGTTAACATCTCTTGGAGCCGATACAGTTGTTTCTTTAAAAGCAGCGGATGAAACCATTGTTGAGGAATTAAAGGCTGTTCAGCAGGCAACACCTGTAGATATTGTTATTGATTACCTGTGGGGACATTCGGTGGAACTGTTGTTAAAAGCACTGAAAGGAGCCGGCGGTTATACCCATCCGGTGCGTATCGTTACCGTGGGAAGTATTTCCGGAGAAGAAATTGAGCTGCGTTCTGATGTGTTAAGGAGTTCTGCGATTGAAATTCTGGGTTCCGGGATCGGCAGTCTTTCCGAATTGGAAATGAAAAAGTTTATCACGGAAATCCTGCCGGAAACATTTCAGCTGGCAGCAACGGGAAAGCTTGTCATTGAAACGGTAACCGCACCATTGGACGCCGTTCATGAAGTTTGGAATGCTAATATAGATCCGGGAAAAAGACTGGTGATTTGTATGTAG
- a CDS encoding methylmalonyl-CoA mutase subunit beta, producing the protein MSNKLFTDFEPVSSKQWKTQIQYELKGADYNETLVWESPEGIKVRPFYHIDEAEKPLRVTTEASNFKIVQNIFVHDLDKSIARAKETVARGAESLRFTLENEKVDIEKLLSALPLETVPVYLNFDFLDLPFLEKINAIAKKHQTTVFVHIDPIGQLAKEGNWHSNLDTDFNTLNDISLKCPNIHFLSINSTLYQNAGANIVQQIAYTLAHANEYFNRIATIGTPVTIQVAVGTNYFFEIAKLRAIRLLFGLLAKEYDHKSDCHIIAIPTKRNKTLYDYNVNMLRTTTECMSAILGGANAVSNLAYDALYHKDNEFGDRISRNQLLVLKHESYFDIVNNPADGAYYIENLTDQLAEKALNLFKDIETNGGFITQLIEGTIQRKISESAKKEQELFDNGKEILLGTNKYPNKEDRMSHDLELYPFVKVNPRKTLITPIIEKRLAEKLEQERLETEKQ; encoded by the coding sequence ATGAGTAACAAACTGTTTACTGATTTTGAACCAGTGTCGTCCAAACAATGGAAAACACAAATTCAATATGAACTGAAAGGAGCCGATTATAACGAAACTTTAGTTTGGGAAAGTCCCGAAGGAATTAAGGTTCGTCCGTTTTATCATATCGATGAAGCCGAAAAACCTTTAAGAGTTACTACCGAAGCTTCTAATTTTAAGATTGTACAGAACATTTTTGTTCACGACCTTGATAAATCCATCGCAAGAGCTAAAGAAACAGTAGCCCGCGGTGCAGAAAGTTTGCGATTCACACTTGAAAATGAAAAAGTCGATATTGAAAAACTGTTATCCGCCCTTCCGCTGGAAACGGTTCCGGTATATCTGAACTTCGATTTCCTGGATTTGCCGTTCCTTGAAAAGATAAATGCCATTGCCAAAAAACACCAGACTACCGTTTTTGTTCATATTGACCCTATCGGCCAGCTGGCAAAAGAAGGTAACTGGCACAGCAATCTGGATACCGATTTCAACACGCTGAATGACATTTCCCTAAAATGCCCGAACATTCATTTCCTGAGCATTAACAGTACATTATATCAAAATGCCGGTGCCAATATTGTACAGCAGATCGCTTACACTTTAGCCCATGCAAACGAATATTTTAACCGCATAGCCACCATCGGTACTCCGGTAACGATCCAGGTAGCTGTAGGAACCAATTATTTCTTTGAAATAGCCAAACTACGTGCAATACGCCTGCTGTTTGGCTTACTGGCAAAAGAATACGACCATAAATCTGACTGTCATATCATTGCCATTCCTACCAAACGAAACAAAACACTTTACGATTACAACGTCAACATGCTTCGTACCACAACCGAATGCATGAGTGCTATTTTAGGAGGCGCCAATGCCGTGTCCAATCTGGCTTATGACGCGCTTTATCATAAAGACAACGAGTTTGGCGACAGAATTTCAAGAAACCAGCTTTTGGTTTTAAAACATGAAAGCTATTTCGACATCGTTAACAATCCGGCTGACGGTGCCTATTATATTGAAAACCTGACAGATCAGTTAGCCGAAAAAGCACTGAATCTGTTTAAAGATATCGAAACAAACGGCGGATTCATCACACAATTAATCGAAGGAACCATCCAGCGAAAAATCAGTGAAAGCGCTAAAAAAGAACAGGAATTATTCGACAATGGAAAAGAAATCTTATTGGGAACCAACAAATACCCTAATAAAGAAGACCGAATGAGCCATGATTTAGAATTATATCCTTTTGTAAAAGTCAACCCGAGAAAAACATTAATCACACCGATCATCGAAAAACGATTGGCTGAAAAATTAGAACAGGAACGACTGGAAACGGAAAAGCAATAA